Proteins encoded within one genomic window of Manis pentadactyla isolate mManPen7 chromosome 4, mManPen7.hap1, whole genome shotgun sequence:
- the ARHGAP27 gene encoding rho GTPase-activating protein 27 isoform X4: MVDMIAKLTRRPSQALRRQRDDPPEPVYANVERLPLATSPAAAAPPGPGPLWETHTDADTGRPYYYNPDTGVTTWESPFEAAEGASSPATSPASGGSRESFETEWGQYWDEDSRKVFFYNPLTGETVWEDEPEDQPAMQPGLSPCSPSDQRPPTPETDYPELLSSYPEEDYSPVGSLSEPGPASPLATPPGWSCHVDPEGQTLYTNHFTQEQWVRLEDQNGKPYFYKPDEDLVQWELPQIPIPAPRSFRKSHNQDSETPAQASPPEKIKTLEKAGVLHRTKTVDKGKRLRKKHWSASWTVLEGGILTFFKDSKTSAAGGLRQSSKLSIPEYTVELRGASLAWAPKDKSSKKNVLELRSRDGSEYLIQHDSEAIISTWHKAIGQGIQELSADLPPEEESEHSSVDFGSRERLGSWREDEARSHAAASAPGPGGLESDLSRVRYKLRKFLLRRPTMQSLREKGYIKDQVFGCALAVLCERERSTVPSFVQQCIRTVEARGLDIDGLYRISGNLATIQKLRYKVDHDERLDLDDGRWEDVHVITGALKLFFRELPEPLFPFSHFPQFITAIKLQDPAQRSHCVRDLVHSLPTPNHDTLRLLFQHLCRVIEHGEQNRMSVQSVAIVFGPTLLRPETEETSMPMTMVFQNQVVELILQQCSDIFLPH, from the exons ATGGTGGACATGATTGCCAAGCTGACCAGGAGGCCGAGTCAGGCCCTGCGGAGACAG CGGGACGACCCCCCGGAGCCCGTGTACGCGAACGTAGAGAGGCTGCCCCTGGCCACctcgcccgccgccgccgcgccccccggccccggccccctgTGGGAGACGCACACGGACGCCGACACCGGGCGCCCCTACTACTACAACCCAGACACGGGCGTGACGACCTGGGAGTCGCCCTTCGAGGCTGCCGAGGGCGCCTCCAGCCCGGCCACCTCCCCGGCCTCAGGGGGCAGCCGCGAGAGCTTCGAGACCGAGTGGGGCCAGTACTGGGATGAGGACAGTCGCAAGGTGTTCTTCTACAACCCGCTGACGGGCGAGACTGTCTGGGAAGACGAGCCCGAGGACCAGCCGGCGATGCAGCCGGGCCTGAGCCCCTGCAGCCCCAGTGACCAGAGG ccccccacccccgagACGGACTACCCGGAGTTGCTGAGCAGTTACCCCGAGGAGGACTACTCCCCCGTGGGCTCCTTAAGTGAGCCGGGGCCCGCCTCTCCCTTGGCCACGCCCCCCGGGTGGTCTTGCCATGTAGACCCAGAAGGGCAGACGCTGTACACCAACCACTTCACCCAAGAGCAG TGGGTGAGGTTGGAGGACCAAAACGGAAAGCCCTACTTCTACAAACCAGATGAGGACTTGGTTCAGTGGGAGCTGCCCCAG ATCCCCATCCCTGCCCCTCGAAGCTTCCGCAAGTCTCACAACCAGGACAGTGAGACCCCAGCCCAGGCCAGCCCCCCTGAAAAG ATCAAGACCTTGGAGAAGGCGGGTGTGCTCCATCGAACCAAGACAGTGGACAAGGGGAAGCGGCTCCG GAAGAAGCACTGGAGTGCCTCCTGGACTGTGCTGGAAGGTGGCATCCTGACATTCTTCAAGGACTCAAAGACCTCAGCTGCAGGCGGCCTG AGGCAGTCTTCCAAGCTCTCCATCCCTGAGTACACAGTGGAGCTGAGGGGGGCCTCTCTTGCCTGGGCCCCCAAAGACAAATCCAGCAAGAAGAATGTGCTAGAG CTGCGGAGCCGAGATGGCTCAGAGTACCTGATCCAGCATGACTCAGAGGCCATCATCAGCACCTGGCACAAGGCCATTGGCCAGGGCATCCAGGAGCTG TCCGCAGATCTGCCCCCTGAGGAGGAAAGCGAGCACAGCAGTGTCGACTTCGGGTCCAGGGAGCGCCTGGGAAGCTGGCGGGAGGATGAGGCCCGGTCCCATGCAG cagcctctgccccaggcccCGGGGGCCTGGAGAGCGACTTGAGCAGGGTCCGGTACAAGCTCCGCAAGTTCCTGCTGAGGCGGCCCACGATGCAGTCGCTGCGGGAGAAAGGCTACATCAAAG ACCAGGTGTTCGGCTGTGCGCTGGCCGTGCTGTGTGAGCGCGAGAGGAGCACCGTGCCCAGCTTCGTGCAGCAGTGCATCCGCACCGTCGAGGCCCGGG GACTGGACATCGACGGCCTGTACCGCATCAGTGGAAACCTGGCCACCATCCAGAAGCTGCGCTATAAGGTGGACCACG ATGAGCGTCTGGACCTGGACGACGGGCGCTGGGAGGACGTCCACGTTATCACCGGCGCCCTGAAGCTCTTCTTCCGAGAGCTGCCTGAGCCTCTCTTCCCCTTCTCGCATTTCCCCCAGTTCATCACCGCCATCA AGCTGCAGGACCCGGCCCAGCGCAGCCACTGTGTACGAGACCTGGTGCACTCGCTGCCCACACCCAACCACGACACGCTGCGGCTGCTCTTCCAGCACCTGTGCCG GGTGATCGAGCATGGCGAACAGAACCGTATGTCCGTGCAGAGCGTGGCCATAGTGTTCGGACCCACGCTGCTGCGGCCCGAGACGGAGGAAACCAGCATGCCCATGACCATGGTGTTCCAGAACCAGGTGGTGGAGCTCATCCTGCAGCAGTGCTCAGACATCTTCCTGCCGCACTGA
- the ARHGAP27 gene encoding rho GTPase-activating protein 27 isoform X3 — protein sequence MVDMIAKLTRRPSQALRRQRDDPPEPVYANVERLPLATSPAAAAPPGPGPLWETHTDADTGRPYYYNPDTGVTTWESPFEAAEGASSPATSPASGGSRESFETEWGQYWDEDSRKVFFYNPLTGETVWEDEPEDQPAMQPGLSPCSPSDQRPPTPETDYPELLSSYPEEDYSPVGSLSEPGPASPLATPPGWSCHVDPEGQTLYTNHFTQEQWVRLEDQNGKPYFYKPDEDLVQWELPQIPIPAPRSFRKSHNQDSETPAQASPPEKIKTLEKAGVLHRTKTVDKGKRLRKKHWSASWTVLEGGILTFFKDSKTSAAGGLRQSSKLSIPEYTVELRGASLAWAPKDKSSKKNVLELRSRDGSEYLIQHDSEAIISTWHKAIGQGIQELSADLPPEEESEHSSVDFGSRERLGSWREDEARSHAAAASAPGPGGLESDLSRVRYKLRKFLLRRPTMQSLREKGYIKDQVFGCALAVLCERERSTVPSFVQQCIRTVEARGLDIDGLYRISGNLATIQKLRYKVDHDERLDLDDGRWEDVHVITGALKLFFRELPEPLFPFSHFPQFITAIKLQDPAQRSHCVRDLVHSLPTPNHDTLRLLFQHLCRVIEHGEQNRMSVQSVAIVFGPTLLRPETEETSMPMTMVFQNQVVELILQQCSDIFLPH from the exons ATGGTGGACATGATTGCCAAGCTGACCAGGAGGCCGAGTCAGGCCCTGCGGAGACAG CGGGACGACCCCCCGGAGCCCGTGTACGCGAACGTAGAGAGGCTGCCCCTGGCCACctcgcccgccgccgccgcgccccccggccccggccccctgTGGGAGACGCACACGGACGCCGACACCGGGCGCCCCTACTACTACAACCCAGACACGGGCGTGACGACCTGGGAGTCGCCCTTCGAGGCTGCCGAGGGCGCCTCCAGCCCGGCCACCTCCCCGGCCTCAGGGGGCAGCCGCGAGAGCTTCGAGACCGAGTGGGGCCAGTACTGGGATGAGGACAGTCGCAAGGTGTTCTTCTACAACCCGCTGACGGGCGAGACTGTCTGGGAAGACGAGCCCGAGGACCAGCCGGCGATGCAGCCGGGCCTGAGCCCCTGCAGCCCCAGTGACCAGAGG ccccccacccccgagACGGACTACCCGGAGTTGCTGAGCAGTTACCCCGAGGAGGACTACTCCCCCGTGGGCTCCTTAAGTGAGCCGGGGCCCGCCTCTCCCTTGGCCACGCCCCCCGGGTGGTCTTGCCATGTAGACCCAGAAGGGCAGACGCTGTACACCAACCACTTCACCCAAGAGCAG TGGGTGAGGTTGGAGGACCAAAACGGAAAGCCCTACTTCTACAAACCAGATGAGGACTTGGTTCAGTGGGAGCTGCCCCAG ATCCCCATCCCTGCCCCTCGAAGCTTCCGCAAGTCTCACAACCAGGACAGTGAGACCCCAGCCCAGGCCAGCCCCCCTGAAAAG ATCAAGACCTTGGAGAAGGCGGGTGTGCTCCATCGAACCAAGACAGTGGACAAGGGGAAGCGGCTCCG GAAGAAGCACTGGAGTGCCTCCTGGACTGTGCTGGAAGGTGGCATCCTGACATTCTTCAAGGACTCAAAGACCTCAGCTGCAGGCGGCCTG AGGCAGTCTTCCAAGCTCTCCATCCCTGAGTACACAGTGGAGCTGAGGGGGGCCTCTCTTGCCTGGGCCCCCAAAGACAAATCCAGCAAGAAGAATGTGCTAGAG CTGCGGAGCCGAGATGGCTCAGAGTACCTGATCCAGCATGACTCAGAGGCCATCATCAGCACCTGGCACAAGGCCATTGGCCAGGGCATCCAGGAGCTG TCCGCAGATCTGCCCCCTGAGGAGGAAAGCGAGCACAGCAGTGTCGACTTCGGGTCCAGGGAGCGCCTGGGAAGCTGGCGGGAGGATGAGGCCCGGTCCCATGCAG CagcagcctctgccccaggcccCGGGGGCCTGGAGAGCGACTTGAGCAGGGTCCGGTACAAGCTCCGCAAGTTCCTGCTGAGGCGGCCCACGATGCAGTCGCTGCGGGAGAAAGGCTACATCAAAG ACCAGGTGTTCGGCTGTGCGCTGGCCGTGCTGTGTGAGCGCGAGAGGAGCACCGTGCCCAGCTTCGTGCAGCAGTGCATCCGCACCGTCGAGGCCCGGG GACTGGACATCGACGGCCTGTACCGCATCAGTGGAAACCTGGCCACCATCCAGAAGCTGCGCTATAAGGTGGACCACG ATGAGCGTCTGGACCTGGACGACGGGCGCTGGGAGGACGTCCACGTTATCACCGGCGCCCTGAAGCTCTTCTTCCGAGAGCTGCCTGAGCCTCTCTTCCCCTTCTCGCATTTCCCCCAGTTCATCACCGCCATCA AGCTGCAGGACCCGGCCCAGCGCAGCCACTGTGTACGAGACCTGGTGCACTCGCTGCCCACACCCAACCACGACACGCTGCGGCTGCTCTTCCAGCACCTGTGCCG GGTGATCGAGCATGGCGAACAGAACCGTATGTCCGTGCAGAGCGTGGCCATAGTGTTCGGACCCACGCTGCTGCGGCCCGAGACGGAGGAAACCAGCATGCCCATGACCATGGTGTTCCAGAACCAGGTGGTGGAGCTCATCCTGCAGCAGTGCTCAGACATCTTCCTGCCGCACTGA